ACTCAGTCTTCCTCCAGCCTGCACTCGGGCAGAGCGACGAGAGGTGGAACGTGTTGTAGTAGATGCACTGAGTGGCCTGAAGGGTGACCTGGCTGGACGTTACTATCGGCTCAGTGAGATGACTGAGGCTGAACAGCAGCAGCTAATTGATGTGAGGGGCCTTGAGAAGGAGCAGGGTTGAGAAGCAGATGGAAAGAAGAACCAGGGGGAGGGTGGACCAGAGGGCCTAGGGGCTACTGTGAAGATTCTTAAACCAAGTCCTTTTACTTGCCTCAGGATCACTTCCTATTTGATAAGCCTGTGTCCCCATTGTTGACTGCAGCAGGAATGGCTCGAGACTGGCCAGATGCTCGTGGGATCTGGTATGAGGTTTACCTTACCTCTTTTGTCCCCATGTCCCTTAagtgccttttttcccctcttatctCCTCCAGTTCTGGACCTGCCTCTTGAtccctgtcttttcttcttttccgtTCTCAGGCACAACAACGAGAAGAGCTTCTTGATCTGGGTGAATGAGGAGGATCATACAAGGGTCATCTCTATGGAGAAGGGTGGCAACATGAAGAAAGTGTTTGAAAGATTCTGTCGAGGCCTCAAAGAGGTTGGAGAAGAGTGTATAAGGGAACTATGTGGGAGGACATAAGGAAAAACCAAAGACTAGACTATATAATTTATCAACCAACTCAGGACACTTTTGATAGCAAAGGGGATTATCATCAGTCACTCCAGGACAATATATCAGGACTCTCTCGAGGGAAAACCAGGATATATGGTCACacaagaatagaaagagagaaagaatgtcatGAGTACAAGGTAGTAAATAAAGCAGTTGCCATATAAACAAAGGAGTAACCCAGTGCCTGGGATTTGTGGAGTGTTCAAATAAGGAAAAGTTTGAGCCTGGATCATGGTAGGGAGTAAAAGATTGGCGTGTCCATGATTCCAATGTAACCACCCAGTTCTGAGCCAAGGTAGGTCTTGGCTCTGGATTCTGTCATTTTCACTAAAGTATCATGTCTAGATTTTAAGCTGAGAGCAGGAGGAAGACTGGGGAAAATGGAAGATGGAATGGCATAAGTTCCAGAATGTGTGGCTCTACTGAATTCCTTAGTCTTATATGGATTAGGTCTCCATATTCTATTCTAGATTAGAAATCCCTATAAACCCAGTTCTTATTGTATGTTTTCCTATATTCAATTCTATTTTGAACTTGTAAAGACAGCTCCTCTTCTTTTAGATTCTAGCTgggaagtttttattatttttggcaaaTAACAGATAACATATTCTTTCAGTGGGTAGGGAAGTACTTTTCAAATGATATGCCTCAggtgtctcatctgtaaaattgggataataagGCTTCctacatttttatgttattgtggtgattaagtgagataatgcatgtgaaaTGCTTGGCCCAtaataaatgttcagtaaatgttagctcctattattatttttttagatggaAGGGTTTCCCCTTGGCCAGCCTGTTAAATATGCCCCCTAtaccatagttttgttttgttttgttttgtttttgaactatGAATAGAGTCCCCTTTACTCAGGTAGTTTTCATGTCCAGTACTCTGGCAGATCCCCTGTGTCTTGAACTCTAATGGCCATCTCCATGATTAGGATGCTCAAGTGAAACAAAATACCCTTCTCTTACTTCCCTCCAAACCCCCTCACGCACACCCTTAACTATGAGTCCGGCTCTTCTGGACTGTTTgcacctttctctctgccttctcacATGTGCTTTTTCCACAGCTAACAGAAGgctttcttgcctcttcctgtTGCAAAGCCTACACCCTCATTTTATGTGTGAAAGAACCCTTCCAAACTCTAGGCTCATTAGCAAAGCAAAGATAATCCATGTATGCTGAGCTCATTGAATAATCATCCCTTTCTCAGTTCAGTCTACCACCCCCACTCATTTCCCTAGATCATCCCAAATGCATCATTCTCCCAAGTTTCTCCTCTTTCACATGTAAGATATTTTGCTGTAATCACACCATTATGGGCTTGCAACATCAAAATTACCTTGTATGCATGATAATGACAAACCatttacacacaaacacacacacaccccacagtgTCATTCTCTCACAGCCCAAGTTTCTGGTTCTAGATATACTTATAGAATTCCTGTAGGTCTGGCTAAGGGAGGGTTCACATATCCCTGACTTTTCACTAACAGAGCCTTTATGGACTCAGGTGGAGCGGCTGATCCAGGAACGTGGCTGGGAGTTCATGTGGAATGAGCGTTTGGGATACATCTTGACCTGTCCGTCTAACCTGGGCACTGGACTTCGGGCAGGAGTGCACATCAAACTGCCTCTGCTAAGCAAAGTAAAGGAATTGTGGGGTTAGAGTGGAGCATGAGTGAGGACAGTGGCTGTGTGTGGTTGGGAGGGGGTGAGCATTTTGGAAAGGTGCCAGACATATTGTGGCTAGAAATGTCAGGGGAAAGGGCTCTGAGCTCGTTCCAGTCATAACCAGTCTCTGCCCCTATTgaccctgcccccaacccctatATCTTCCCCTCTAGGATAGCCGCTTCCCAAAGATCCTGGAGAACTTAAGGCTCCAGAAACGTGGTACTGGAGGAGTGGACACAGCTGCCACAGGCAGCGTCTTTGACATCTCTAATTTGGACCGACTGGGCAAGTCAGAGGTGAGATCCTTAGGGATTAGGGTGAGGAGAGGTATAGGTCTGTGGGGGTTGAAATATGGTGGTGAATGGGCCCTAGGAATCTGAAATGAAATTCAGGTTGAGTGGGGAGGCAACTGGAAAGGAGTTCCTAGAGCAGGCAAATCAGTGCTGAAGAAGGAAACTCAAGTTATGGGAAGCAGAGATCAAGGGTTAGTGTCCTTCAGGTGGAGCTGGTGCAGCTGGTCATCGATGGCGTGAACTATTTGATTGATTGTGAACGGCGTCTGGAGAGAGGCCAGGATATCCGCATCCCTCCTCCTCTTGTCCACAATAAGCATTAAatccccctccccagaagatgACTCAAGATCCCCAAGACTTCTGCTTGTTCTAATGTGGCCCATTCTACTTGCCTTGGAtgcccccaactcccttctgtcCTAGTAAAGACTCCTTGCTGTGCTCTAGCTGTCTGTGTTATTTCTCATGGGTGGGGTAAAGAGGGACTAGCctccaggaaaggaaaagaagcagtGGGGTTATTTATGATGGAAAGAAGTCTCCAGATATGGCATGCCAGGAACACTGATTCTCAGGTGGGTGGAAGGCATTAGCATTTTACCCATATTCCTCATCGGCTTCCTGAAGATAATTAGAATGCATTTCCATTTGCACTTTATTAAAGTTTCTTTCCCAACAATCTCTCTCTTTAACTGTAGAGACAGGTTTGTAGCAGGTTGCCAAGGAAGCAGATGGTCAACGCCATGGCCCAGGAGGGTTGTGACCAGTCTTGAAGGCCCCGGGCTGTGCTTCGACCTATAATGAGACAGAGAATGGGAGGAATATTATACCTCTGTTCCCCAGGAACCACTAATAGATGGCAGCTATCTGCCTAGATCCCTTTATTCCAGGGATCTCCCTGAGTGAGTCTTACGAGCCAGAGAGAACTAAGTCCAGGGTCAGATTCTGGGTCAGGAGTTGGAGGTCAGGCTGTGCATTTGGGAACTCACCCTGCTGTTCTGGATTCTCCTTCCCCTCGTGCTGGGCCCATGCCACAGCTCGTCGCTGCTCAGGACTCAGAAAGGCCATTTGTTCAGGAGTGACAGCCACAGCCTGAACACTTGTGAGACTAGATAGCTGGGTGGGGCTGAACAccacctgggggtggggacaggaatcAGTGCATCCACTGTAGCCCCTGTTGGGCCCTGGCTCTTCATGGTCACCCCAAACGCCAGCCCATCAATACTTACAGCAAATTTAGGAGCAGGGATGACAGAAATAGCAAGAGGGGTAAGGCCCTGGATCTGTTCCTGCAGCAGTGCTGAAAGAGCCAGGTCTGGGATCCCTGCTGTTAAAGCAAGTGGGATGGACATTCAAACACTGTTGTatacctccctccccccttctcttcaAACCTACAGACCTTCTCCAACCTCTCCCAAAGTACCATACACCTTCCCCAACACATCTTCAACCTCTTACCTAAATATCTTCTCAGACTCCCACCTTGAAGAATTCCAGAGCAGTACTCCACCCAGTCCAGCCATGGTACAGAAACCAACCCATGACAACCAGAACCAGCAGTGGTCCGGCCTCCCTACCTGCTATGGTGCCGATTTCAGTGAAGATCTCAGGCCCCCAGTTACTGATGGGACCAAAACCACCAGGCAGCACAAGGAGCTGGGCCAGAACTTCCAGCTGCTGCTCAGAACACCGGAGATGCAGATTGCCCAGGAAGAGAGCTGCTTGGCTGTGgaagagtggggtgggagggaggaagattcAGCCACGGTGATAGGGCGCATGGTTGTGAGATGGGAGTAGAGACTGCTTCAAGTGAGGTCCCTTCCTCCCTGGGGCCACTCCTTCATGAGCCTTCCAACCCCAGTGAGTCCACCTTTACCTCAGCACCACCACCCACAACCCCCCTCCACAGGTGACCTAAATTCCCAACTGCTGATATGCTGTAGCTCCTCTGGCCGAAGTCCGCAGAGCGTATAACCCAGGGCAGTCAGGTGAAGGAAGTCCAGGTGGCTCACGTGCCGGCCACTCTGCCGCAAGAAACTGGAGACCACAACCCGGAGCTGATATGGGGATGGAGGGCAGAGAATAAGGAGAGAAATCATGGGGAATTCTTGGAAGAGGAAGTGATTAGGGAAGTGACAAGTGCTACTGGACTATATACTTCTATTCTTAAGACCAGAAGTTCCACTAGGCATGGGGAAGGTTGAGGATCCAAAACTAGGCCAGGGAAAATAGGCAGGAGGGAGTTTTACCTGTGCAGGGGCTCGAAGTGAATAAATCACAGAGTTTCTAGTGCCGCAAATATGgggtatttaaaaatagaaagaatggcCAGGGAGGGTGACAGGAAAACATTCCTTGGGCGTTAGGTGACCTAGAAGCCTGGACCTGTGGAATGGATGTTTGGAAGGTAGTAGAAAAAGGGAAGGTGTTACCTGGACAGAGCTCCAGCCATCTATCTGTCCCAGGGTGCTCAGCACTCCCCAGTCCGCTAGGGTCAGCTCCTGTAGTTCCCGCTCTCCTAGACCTATTAAGAGCCGACCCAGCTGCAGGATCTGCTCAGGACGGAATCCCCGGGGAGGACCCCACAactaggagaaagagaagaacaatgTGAATGGAAAAGCATTGCTCTAGGAGTCAGAATGCTGGGTCTTAGTCATGCCTCTGACCTTAGCTGTCACTTGCATCTCTAGGTCTTTAgcttcctcagctgtaaaatgaggatggttTAAGGTTCCTCTGACTAGGCCATTACTGAAAGATGCTAGAGTCTCAGTAGGGAAGAATAGCACACTCTTAGTCCATGATTTCTAAACGTTTATGTGCACCAGATTCACTGGGAATGCCTGTTAAAATGTAGATCCCTATAGCATTAAGATGATTCTTCAGTGAGCGGCATGGGACCCTTgcatcagcattttaaaaacctACTCCCTGGATAATTTTGATACACAGTAAAGTTTGGTAACCACTGCTTTCTTCCCTCTACCCATTGAACTAGCTTCCTTTCCTCTGACTCCCTACTCAGGATCCAAACTCTCTAATTCTTTAATCTTCTGTTTCTCCCACTTCTTACCCGGCTATCCATTTCCTTGTGTTCCACACTGCACCCAACCAGCTTCCTCATGTTGGCCTCTCCATCCCTAACCTGTTTTGCCTTGCCCATCGCTGCCCGTAGTTCTTCAGGCCCAAGACCTGGGTCTCCCGCAAATAATGCCAGGCAGTCCTCAAAGTCTGAGAGCTCCATCTCCGCAATCTGGGTTGCTGACCAGGCTGCTGGGAATGTCCCCCGTACATCTGCACAATTTGGCACAGGTTCTGAAGAGGTAAGGCAGGCACAGGGAGTCAGTGTGGAACTAAACTACGCCCCGAGAGATATCTACAGATGGAATGACCCCTCCAACCTTTGGAAAGGGCAATGTGGACACTATGGGCCAAAGGATTACTATAGTGTGAGAATTACAGGACTCAAAGGACATTAGAAGAAGTAAGTGATTAGAGAGGACAAGCTCCACATTATATAAATGGAAGACTGAAAGAGGTTGCCTAGGGATTTAATGGCAGGTCTAGATCAGAACCCAGGTCTCAGGTCCCAGAGGGTCCCCTGCCTACATCCTAAGCATCTTCCCAGCAGTCAGCTCCATACTCTAGCACAGAGCCGAGCCTACAAGCTGGGTCACTGTTAACAGGGATAAGACAATAGGAAAAGGGAAATCCTGGGCTCAAAGTGCAATGGGTTCTAAATTTCTAGGGCTATAGAACCCTAGAACTAGAAAAGACCTTGAAGATCATCCCGCTAACCACTTTGGTTTATAGATTAGAAAACCAAGCCCAGAGAACAGAAAGTGTGTAAATCTTCCCAAAGGGCACATCATACCTAAAGCCTAAAATTCTGATTCCATTGCTGAATATTCTTTTCTATACACTCTAATAGACTTAAGAATATTTGGGTAGTTTCACCTGGGAGATCTTCTGCAGTAGGCCGTACAATCCCAGCTACCAAGGCGGCTTTCTTGGGCGCAAGCTGTGGACCGCCACATAGCTGTCCAACTCTGCTCTGCTCCCAGCTCCGCTGCTTCTCTAGGAGCCGCTCCAGGGTCTCTGGTCCCAAGGCTTCCTGTGTGAGAAGTGATATGGAGAGTGCA
This Mustela nigripes isolate SB6536 chromosome 13, MUSNIG.SB6536, whole genome shotgun sequence DNA region includes the following protein-coding sequences:
- the CKMT1A gene encoding creatine kinase U-type, mitochondrial — its product is MAGPFSRLLSARPGLRLLALAGAGSLAAGFLLRPEPVRAASERRRLYPPSAEYPDLRKHNNCMASHLTPAVYARLCDKTTPTGWTLDQCIQTGVDNPGHPFIKTVGMVAGDEETYEVFAELFDPVIQERHNGYDPRTMKHTTDLDASKIRSGYFDERYVLSSRVRTGRSIRGLSLPPACTRAERREVERVVVDALSGLKGDLAGRYYRLSEMTEAEQQQLIDDHFLFDKPVSPLLTAAGMARDWPDARGIWHNNEKSFLIWVNEEDHTRVISMEKGGNMKKVFERFCRGLKEVERLIQERGWEFMWNERLGYILTCPSNLGTGLRAGVHIKLPLLSKDSRFPKILENLRLQKRGTGGVDTAATGSVFDISNLDRLGKSEVELVQLVIDGVNYLIDCERRLERGQDIRIPPPLVHNKH